Part of the Cynocephalus volans isolate mCynVol1 chromosome 11, mCynVol1.pri, whole genome shotgun sequence genome is shown below.
gtcatttttatttttaccctcCTGATAAATATTCTAGAAGCTGTTGTAGGAATATATAGGTAGATCCAGCTGTAAGATGTTGTTTGAGGGGCTATAGGggagaaacaaaaaatgttttactcTTTTTCTAAAGTGTTGTTCTTTCTAATGTAGCTATTTTTCTTGTTGCATTTTTCTACTTCAGTACACGCGGTGTATTGGGTTAATGGCTAGTACTGTATTCGCTGTGAAAACGTTTGTGAAAAGAGTGTGTAGTGGCTTCTTTCAAACTGCTCGATGCTGAATATCTGTTCAGTTTTCAATCCCAGTTCTGTCCCAATCTTTCCAGGTGCTATTGTACTTGAATGGTTAATAAaagtgtacatgtgtatgttCCTCTTTGGCCTTGGCCACCAGATGGGATTTCAGTAAGTGATAGGAATTCTGGGCTCAGAGGCAGTGggtataaaataaatgagaaggaaACTGGATTGGAGAATCAGTGTGGACTGTGGGATCTGTCCATCTCCTGATGGGCATAAGCCCTGATCTGATATCCAGGCTGGATATTTGCATGGTGAGAGTTGGCAAGGAAAAACTGTTAGTTTTTCTTAAAAGTGCATTTCTGCTATAGCTCCTCCAGAAGAGGCTTAtcctatggtctgaatgtttgtttctccccaaaattcatatgttaaaacgtaatccccaatgcaatggtattaagaagtggagccttgggccgagcccgtggcgcacttggtagagtgctgcactgggagcgcggcgactctcccgccgcgggttcggatcccacataggaatgaccagtgcactcactggctgagtgctggtcacgataaagacaaaaaaaaaaaaaaaaaaaaaaaagaagtggagccttaaggaggtgattaagtcatgagggcagatcccatatgaatgggattagtggccTTATAAAAGAGGCACAAAGGAGCTTTTTTGCCCTTTCTGCAAGTACATAGCAAGAAGGCACAGCACAGTCTTTGAAGCAGAGAGTgatccctcaccagacaccaaatctcttggcaccttgatcttggagtttccagcctccagaactgtgagcaataaatttctaatgtttataaattacccggtctaaggtattttgttatagcagccccaatGGACTAAGACATCGAATCTAATTTTTTTCAGGTCGAGCTAGTCACCTTCCACCTGCTCTGTTACAACCAATGTCACGCTGTACTACAACAACATGTCTTGTATGCTTGCCCTGTGAGCATTTTGATGGCAGAGACagtgtatttaatttattataataactGCTACTATTTGCATTGTGCTTACTACGTGCTAGGTACTGAACACTTTTATATTCCAGTTAATCCATACTTTTATGTCAATTAATCCACACTTTTATGACatacatacttattttatttttgtggctgattcgtacagggatttgaacccttggcattggtgttataacgctgtgctctaaccaactgagctaactggccagctcacaTAGGTACTTTCTAAAAATGCCAATTTCAAAGATGAGAAATTTAAggctcagaaaatttaaattgtCTTGCCCAACATCACACATCTGAAGCTAGACCTGGAATGAGAATGCAGGTGGGTGTGATTCCAACTGCTTCATCTCATGTCTGGCTGGCTCTCAACAGACACTCAGTGATTATGGGGGTAATGCAGCATTTCTCACTATGTTATGAGATTGAATTTCAGAGGGCACACAGAATGCAATGTGAAAAGTTATTCctttttcagtttcctttattCCTAATTTCCAGCAGAAAGGTAGTTTGGTATTGGAAGTTCTTTAACATCTAACACTTGGCAAACCCTTTTGAACCAAGAGAGAACAGGTTCAGAGTCTTTAACAGGCAATAGATAAAATTTAATaactgttgtttttcttttctttttttttaaacatatatttgtggtgtacagtgtgtgtttcaatacatgtgtatactaTACGTTGACTCACTCAGAGTAGATAGAATAactttgtatcttttaattcaacactcctctgcccccctccccttccagcctctggtagccattattctactctctacttctatgagagcccttttttttttttttaagattccacatatgagtgagttcatatagtatttgtctttttgtgcttggcttatttcacttaacatgatggtctccagttctatccatgttgctgcaagtgacagtgtattagttttcattgcttataacaaaatacctggaaatgggtaatttataaagaaaatgaaatttatcgcttacagttttggaggctgggaagtccaaagtctagagaacacatctggtgatctTACACAGAACCACATCTGTGTGGTCTTATCCTGGTGGTGACctcagcaactcagggtatcacatggcgaatATGGTGCAACAGAGAGAGActgtcatgtgctctccttttaaaaccctcagaaccacatccatgaccaccattattaatccattcattagggcatggtcctcagaatccaatcagttcttaagggccccacctttcaattaccataatagggtttcccattctctaaacagttacagtggggatcaagcttctaatacataacacttgggagacacaattcaatccatgtcagacagcatttcatttttttaagtagctgaatggtattccattgtgtgtgtatatatatgtatcacagtttttaaatccattcatctgctgatggacattaaGTTTgaagtgttgcaataaacatgggagtgcaggtgtctctttgaaatattgatttcattttttttggataATGAAatcccagtagagggattgctgggtcataggtagttcaattatttgttattttctgtctttgtgataatagccattcttactggaatgagatgatctctcagtgtggttttaatttgcatttccctgatgttgttgaccattttttcatatgcctcttgggcatttgtatgtcttcttttgagaaatgtctattcagcacatttgctcatttttttattgggttgtttggttttttactgttgatttgtttgagttccctatGTATTCTGTGTTCTggatgaaaggacgagtcgacaccagttgacgatccaccgcagagagctcgtttattaggcagcacacacacatatatatagggctttaagggaaggctgattggcttaaaatacaatccctacttagcataccgcatggggcttggggtgggtgtggccgagaaggatcagggtgtgatcccttggggcatttggattcttacattcctccctttttcttgttttaggaaaggggacattGAAGTCAttgagctacttcctgctgaactggggcgttgtgggggggcaaagggaggaaggtacataaatacccattatgaaaccccaaaggagggtggagaaacaagtaatttcaaaaggggaaaagtccataaacgttccttgaagccacaagtcgaatatgcaccggttccattgttcatAGTTGGAGACtagagggagcagccaggcgtcggtggcgagggcgtgtaggaatgcgtttcctctgtaaggtggtgtctcttcagcatcggctgaggcgctcacgagatgaggcggggggttcatcggtacctagaagctggtagtttctaagcaaaagttggttaaaggcctgattagggatttttcccacttgggtttgaagaaacctaatgatgcagggcaagaaaaggcaggttatgaggataatgattagaggtcccaaaatgggccaaatccaagttaggatagggtttaagataaaagaagaaaaggggttagaactggatgtggttcgtaggctggaagctaagtcggtgagtttgatgatgtttgtttctactagaccagattcattgatataataacagcattcttccctaaggaagatgcaagtagctcctttttctgcggtgaggaggtctagtgctctgcggttttggagggtgacctgagctaaagaggtgatctgtctctgtagagaggaaagagatttggtagtggaagtcagagccccttcaagtttagcatttatgtcttcgaccgcccataaactgtgtcctaaggctcctcccgacagctgatgttgttaggaaaataccaaccatgatcgggaggaaggcggccctttttttgccttgaggggggatgaagaagatcgaacagttctgaactggtgtacagagtgagttgagggacgatggtgacaagaaggcatggggcagtaagattaggcaggatggaggtagagagggttccactgcaccagaagaaagagcctggtggggcgacggtgtgggtatgaatggttgtgttaagattacaataagacggaggaaaagttagggaggaagagttTCTGATGAAACAGTGACGGGGCAACAAAGtgttattgtgtttgtttttgggtTCCCAGAGAGGGACGTCCGGAAGGTTAAGGGGttctgatgatggggaggaggtaacatcgagaggaagggaagcatttaaggggacggctgccaggagcggtcgcatgagagaggcgcaaagaaaacaatttccggaAGAGAGAGCCGGTGAGGTGTGGTTGAGCCATATATAGGAAAGGGTCTGAAGGCTCCCTGGGTGAAGTGaaaggaacaggagaaggccaaggagaaggttcatgtctccggaattgggggtagggCTGAGGTCTGGGATAGGTGGAGTTTGAGAGggttggtaggatgagggatacactttacctggcagggcaagtttagcagcagttggagtgcaaaggatgacaggacatgggccttcccacttaggggttagggggggttttaggttccggggaagtgtagaatactaattggcctgggctgagtgaaaggttatttttggaaagtgatggatctggaagtagccagtcctggtacttccatagctCGGTGCGAAGGTAGGAGAGCAAAGGTAAAGCCATGGcaggtggtatgggtccttcagttgctgtgatccccgggggtaggaggggcctaccatacatgacttcaaaagaggaaagattggagggcctttttgggagagccctggtcttgagtagagcgagaggtagaagacggacccaatcaaggggtaattccagagacaatttagttagtatgtcctttaaggttctgttggttctctctacctttccggatgcctgaggtcggtaagggcaatgtaagtgccaggggagagagagtgactgggacagtttctgtattacctgggcggtaaattcaggtccattgtcagattgaatggaagtgggcatcccaaattgtgggatgatttgggaaaggaaagtctgggctatggtggaggcctttttattggatgttgggaatgcctctacccatcctgaaaaggtatcaacaaacaccaagaggtatttgaggcgccggacagaaggcatgtgcataAAATCGACTCGCCAGTCGGCcgtgggtgtgagacctctggcctggtgggaggggtatggcccaggtttgagaggggtgttaggattggtacgttGGCAAGACTGTGcgtgaggaggaaattttttgcaagagggctttgtcagatggggtgactgaggagaaggcttgtaaaaactgggataaagcttgggggctagaatgaaacaggtcatggagcaagcgaaagagagaggacttatcatcattaggcggttgaggctgagagggtgtctgtgaaccttgggagccgtatggaagaatgggaagttggttttgtatctgtgggtgccgtgccgcagtgcgtgcggtgaggtcagccttacaattcccgcgagtgattggggaatcgtccctctggtgggatctgcaatgaatgactcctaatttacaaggtaaatgggatgcctcaattaatgtggagattaaagctgagttggtgattgtgttacccttggtgttaagcagactgcattctttccatatggcggcatgagagagaagtatatgaaagacatatttggagtcagtgtataagttaagagtttttccttcagctagaacgcaggctcgcgtggcagcgataagttcagcctgctagttggtagtacccttgggtaaaggttgggcttctataaccgaatcaagggagactatggcataacctgcgtaatgagtgtttccttccttgaatgaggacccatccgtgaaccatgtgagatcagcatgagataggggtccctcagtgatggaagagcggtaaggtataaaattttgaaggctttctacgcagctgtgcaaaggggtgttgggggaatctggtataggcagtagggtagccggatttaggggtgggcaggtagtgaaggatagggcaggattttccagaaacaaggataggagggttaggattctggaaggtgggagggattggagagccttataggtaaggaggtctttgaggtgatgtggtgagagaatggtgagaggtgccccaaatgttaatttggatgcctccttatgtagtaactgccccgctgctagggctcttagacagggtgcccagcctcgtacagtggggtccaactgttttgataggtatgctacgggggcaaaggaggggccataattctgtcctaggatgcCTAGAGTTTGTctcgtattttcatgaacatagaggaaaaagggtttagttagttcagggagatgaagtgcaggggctttTAGAAGGGCCTGTagtgacgggagtgggggtcagtccatgtgaaggcaaaaatgtcttgaGTATTGGTTTACAgagagtatgggagtattgaaaggggagcgagtgggacagagataccccttttttaataggtcctgaatgatggggcttaacctgaggagggctgctgtggttaatggatactgagcctgacaaatatatttggaggggtcttttagttttatgtgtacaggggaacactgggccagagcggggctggcagtgtcccaaactgtggggttaataGGGCGCgttaggatcttgggcttgaactagcgctaggaggaaggaaacgggggaagaggaagaggacaggggcaaagtagcatgactagaaaggaatgggagaaaacggattgagtgccttgaaggcagcaggttaaaagaggggttttttggggaaagatttgtttacctcctaccccgactataggagagctgctggaggtggtggggcctttatattcccttaagaccgaaaaggtggctccagtgtccaggaggaaagatattgggtggccgtccacaaccatggataccctgggctcttgctttgttatggagatggtcgggaagggcccaaggctccttcagtcctcctcagcgaggcccaccataggtggtgtccacggttcgggggactgtggggcagttggtcgctcaccccttcgggcaagggggcaatcagatccccaatgtcccttctttttgcattttggacaaggagtggtgggtggccttggggtggggcaagcctttgcccaatgcccttcctttccacatttaaagcaggctccaggtggaggcttagaggtggaggctgtgggagggcgcccagggggtttgataagccgggccaacatctggaagttggcgtggtcggccttttgttttcgacgttccttttcctcttcctgattatgaaaaaccttgaagccactgacaggattttggtctgaggggttgcaggaccatgctctaattttttaagtttagttttaatgtcggggtaggattgggccaggaaataggtcataaggccatgccggccgtcttctgagttggggtctaagttactgtattgttgaaaggcctgagttaatctattgaggaactcggagggagtttcctcctttttttggacaatttcttgaattttttggaaattgatgaccttgcgagccgattttttgaggccaattattaagcaagaggcaaaacggtctcgagcctggattccctgggctgtgttataatcccaattaggttcctgttctgggactgcttgggggcctggcaggtgattcggattggtacgaagggtgtcagtggcatgggtttgggctgtatcccagaccctgcggcgttcctcggggaggagggtattggctaggagcatgaagatgtcatgatgtgtgaggctataggcctgcaggatccattggaactCTTTAATGTAGGTgatagggtcggtagagaaagagcctagtcttttttctaattctgtaaggtcagctagggaaaagggaacatggaccgtaactactccttcagccccagctacctcacgtagtggggcgattgttaaatgGGTGGGGGGTGgtaacgggtgaaaggggggcttagtgggtcaggagtaggggagggtaaagacggaggagtggatggtgcaggaggtgcagaaggtgacgtggatgatgggggaggaggagcaggcgcCAGAGgcgctgggggaggaggaggtcggtagggtgggggttcatcagcagggtcaaaggtggaagaatcgaggggtgactgtgaagatggtttacaggctaaaaggacttgagagggagcacaggaggagcagagggtggggttctgagccaagaggcgaaatgcctcgatgtaggggatctccttccatttttttaggcgctggcagtagttaaagaggtcttgtAGAATGtcaggatctagtgtgccctcagggggccatgtgttttgattatctaaaggataataaggccaatcttgtgtacagaatttggtgaggagtttgggctcaatcattgaagtggagagtcccctagagaggaggaggaagcgcccattctggtctcttaatgggacagaaatcggacagagatttagtgataggacagatcctttggccggttgggaaaggtgggatcctagagggcgtccccagtaggtcacatcagtcccggcaggttcaggtatgaaccaggaggagagaagggaggtgcgggtcgtcactcagacctccacttctctagggcaaaagcccagtgcctgaaggaacctagcgccaggattttctggtcgggtcccagacccgggaagtggagagaagagagtggtggacaggagggtgaaggagagaacagaatggggcttttaacctccaaaaatgaaagtaaaagtttaccagggctttggaacctgttatagtttgggaatttatggtggtcatgaagaccgtggtggggtggggtatgggcgttaggggctactggacaatctagactccctgtggtagcctgaaaaagggctggtgccctttaggaaagcaggcttacctaatgatgagctgatggtgagtggaaggagccagcgccgaaaagaatggatgagggtgtaccgtcaatggtgagcggtggaagggaggccagtcctggcgggacggagttcccgaggggcgacttggaaagtgctgccgctgcgattcgaaaagtgtcgccgctcgagagaagctccgtcccaggtttcggcaccaaatgaaaggacgagtcgacaccagttgacgatccaccgcagagagctcgtttattaggcagcacacacacatatatatatagggctttaagggaaggctgattggcttaaaatacaatccctacttagcataccgcatggggcttggggtgggtgtggccgagaaggatcagggtgtgatcccttggggcatttgggttcttacattcctctgTGTGATCCCTcagggcatttgggttcttacactggacattagccccttgtcagatgtataatttgcagacacttttttttttcacactatagcagtcttgggttttttttttttgtttgtttttgttttttaacacctactgtattggtctgtttctgttgcttataacaaaaacatactggatgatttataagaaaacgaaatgtattgcttacagcttctggGGCTGGGGAGCCCAAactccaaggaacacatctggtggtggtgacagtgacccttcatgctgcaagatggtagaagcagaaagaacttctcatgtgttcttttaaagctctcagaaccatgcccatgaccaccatttttaatccattcgctacagcatggtcctacaatctaatcacctctgcaaggccccacctttctattaccataataggattttccacactCCCAACAGTTAGAGTAGGGATTAAATttgcgggggggtgggggggaattcaacccaaggcactcaTTATGTCATGAATTTATAGGGAATAAGTTCCAGAGGTTCAGGCTCCTGGCCATTGGTTCTCACAATGTGTTTTTCTCTGGGTGGAGCAGGCTGGCACTTCAGTTAACCcaggttcctttctcttttgctttcttctttttctgatcattCTCCTTCATGTGTTCCAGGAAGCTGTCTTGGCTCTTAGAGTGTTTAATATGCTAAATACCCACATTAATGCTCTTGGCAGGAATCTAGCCCTTGTTTGTCTACAACAATGCCAAGAGCATGCTGGGTAACACTGCAGactctttgagttttgccaaggTAACATTTTAGGCCTTCCTTTTTGAACAGTACCCATTCCCTTGATGTCTACAATATCACCTTTCTTGTAGATTCACACGTATGTGGCCAAAGGAACAACTCTATGTTTTCTAAAAGgcctagaaataaataaataaaaggcctaGAGAACATATATCAGGTGCCTCTCCTCTTGCCCTTTGTATTCGTCATTTTGGCAAATTACTGGAAGATGGTGGTTCCAGTTGAAAGGGAAgtttttgcaaatactttctcccattcactaggttgtctcttcactttgttgattgtgtcctttgctgtgtagaagctttttagtttgatgcagtcccatttgtctatttttgctttagttgcctgtacctTTGTTGTCTTGTTtgaaaaagtgctgcccactcccatttcgcatagcatttcccctgtgtattcttctagtagtttcacagtttgggtctttgatccattctgagttgactTTTGAGTATGGTGAGATTAATGTtgcagggtcttttgtggttccatacaaaatttaagattaataactgttttttttttttaaaatttagttccaCTTTAATCTTCTATGGCAAATGACAGTGAATTTCTATGGATGGTAAtgatataaaattcttttttttccccggAGGCTAGccaatccgaacccttgaccttggtgttggtATAAAATTTCTCCTTAAACTTGATTAATTGCTTTTGTATGCATAAAAACCtttaaaaggaagcagaaaaactGACAATAAGTATTGCCTCCAGGGACTTTCTGGGTTATTGGGTAAGGAgggatatttttacttttttacgctgttctataaatttttaattttgtcaccTAAAATGAAGACGAAACAAACTTGACTAgtgagattattttaaaataaataatcgCACACAGAGTAGTAAAAATATAGCAAACACCGTGAAGGTCTTAAGAGAATGAATGAAGCCAAAGAAACTCTTCTGCCAAAAACTTACagggctcagttggttagagtttggggctgataacatcaaggtccagagttcgatccctgAACCAGcgagctgccaaaacaaaacaaagcaaacttaCATGGGGGGGGGGAAGTAAAAAACAATTTACAGTTGAAAGAAAGTGAACGGGGGCCTAGCCTCCGCCCCCGCCTCCGCGTGGGTTTTGGTCCTGTGGCTAGAAGATCCCTCTGCGCACGCGCGGTCTCAAGCCGGCCATTTCCGAGCGTGCGAACGTAGTGCGCAGGTCTGCCTGGGAGAGCGCGCGCCCAGCCTTGCGCCCGGCCCAGGAAACCCGGGGTGGCCAGGCGGGTGTTGTCTAGGTTCTTGAGGTGATGCCCCTGGAGGCGGGGGGCCGGGAAGAGGCCGAGGCGGGCATCGAAGAGTACGGCCCTGAAGAGTACGGTCGGGAGGAGTCGGACACCGAGGAGTCCGGCCCTGAAGAGCCCGACCCGGAGGAGTTGGACGCCGAGCCGGAGATGGAGGCCGGGCGGCTGCGGCCGGTGCTGCGCTCGGTGAACTCGCGCGAGCCGTCCCAGGTCATTTTCTGCAACCGCAGCCCGCGCGTCGTGCTGCCCGTGTGGCTCAACTTCGACGGCGAGCCGCAGCCCTACCCGACGCTGCCGCCGGGCACGGGCCGCCGCATCCACAGCTATCGAGGTACTGGCGGGCGCGCCGCCCTCGGTCCAGGGCTGCCCCCCGTGCTGTGCGGTGCCTGTGCCGAGCGCGTGGCAGGCGCGGGGGGCCTTGTGGCGCGAGCTCCTTGAACCCCCTCGCAGTCCTGGAAAGCAAATGATCCTGTTGttcccattttacggatgaggaactgaggccccaGAGGGATTGTGGCAAATCCAAGTCGACACTGCTAGAAAGCGTCAGAGCATTCATCTTTATAAGACTGAATAACTTGCATTTGAAGGTG
Proteins encoded:
- the VHL gene encoding von Hippel-Lindau disease tumor suppressor isoform X2, which encodes MPLEAGGREEAEAGIEEYGPEEYGREESDTEESGPEEPDPEELDAEPEMEAGRLRPVLRSVNSREPSQVIFCNRSPRVVLPVWLNFDGEPQPYPTLPPGTGRRIHSYRGHLWLFRDAGTYDGLLVNQTELFVPSLNIDGQPIFANITLPVYTLKERCLQVVRSLVKPENYRRLDIVRSLYEDLEDHPNVQKDLERLTQEHIESQQVEEETQDFH